The nucleotide window AGAGCTGCTCGAGGCTCTGAGTCAGGCCGGTCTTGCCGACCATGTCGCGTCTCTCGCAACTGGGCTCGATACGATGCTAGGCGAAGGTGGTGCGGGGCTGTCGGCCGGGCAGGCGCGGCGGCTTGCACTGGCGCGACTTCTGCTGCGCGATCCGCCGCTATGGCTGCTCGACGAGCCGAGCGAGGCACTCGATGGCGAAACGGCGCGTGACCTGCTGGCGCGCTTGCACGCCTGCGCAAGAGGTCGAACTGTACTCATCGCAACACATTCACGCCGCGAAGCGGACCTGGCCGATCGCATCCTCGTGATGCGCAACGGCCATATCGTGGCCGACATTGCGCGCGGCACAACCGAATTCAATGCAGAACTTTGCCAACTGAGGCCCGATTGAAAATGACCTGCCGGAGCCAGTCATGGAACTGAACATTGTCGACCTGTCGCGGCTGCAATTCGCACTCACCGCACTGTACCACTTTCTCTTCGTGCCGCTCACCATCGGCCTGTCAATCCTGATGGCGATCATGGAAACAGTCTATGTCATGACCGGCCGCGACATCTGGCGCCAGATGACAAAGTTCTGGGGCACCCTGTTCGGTATCAACTTCGTGCTCGGTGTCGCCACCGGCATCGTGATGGAGTTCCAGTTCGGCATGAACTGGAGCTACTACAGCCACTATGTCGGCGATATATTCGGCGCGCCGCTGGCCATCGAAGGCCTGATGGCCTTCTTCCTTGAAGCCACCTTCGTCGGCCTGTTCTTCTTCGGATGGGACAAGCTGTCGAAGCTCGGACACCTCGCCGCGACATGGGCCGTGGCGCTCGGGTCCAACTTCTCGGCGCTATGGATTCTCATCGCCAATGGCTGGATGCAGAACCCGGTCGGATCCGTCTTCAACCCGCAGACCATGCGCATGGAGGTGGAGGACTTCTACGCCGTTCTTTTCAACCCCGTTGCGCAGGCCAAGTTCGTTCACACCGTGTCGGCGGGCTACGTGGTGGCCTCGGTCTTCGTATTGGGCGTCTCGGCGTGGTATCTGCTCAAAGGACGGCACATCGCGCTCGCCAAGCGCTCGATGACCGTCGCGGCTTCGTTCGGACTGGCCTCGTCGCTATCCGTCGTGGTGCTGGGCGACGAAAGCGGGTATCTCTCCACCGAACACCAGAAGATGAAGCTCGCGGCCATCGAGGCGATGTGGCACACTGAGCCGGCCCCGGCCGCCTTCACCATCGTCGGCCTGCCCGATCAGGCCGAGCGTAAGACACACTATTCCGTCCAGGTTCCATGGGTTATGGGCCTGATTGGCACCCGCTCGCTGACAACGGAAATTCCCGGCATCCACGAACTGGTCGAACTGGCCGAGACGCGGATCCGGCAGGGCATCATGGCCTTTGATGCACTCCAGTCGATCCGAGAGGCGGGCAGCAGCGCGGCCATACCCGCCGAAGTCGCTGACCGCTTCGAGGATACAGGCCAGTATCTCGGCTACGCGCTGCTGTTGCGGCCCTACCTCGATGACCCCCGCGAGGCGACGGATGAACAGATCACCCAAGCTGCGTGGGATACGGTTCCCAATGTTCCGACGTTGTTCTGGTCCTTCCGGATCATGGTCGGGCTCGGGATGTTCTTCATCCTGCTCACGGCCACCTTTTTCTACCTGTCTGCGCGCCACCAGCTCGACCGCTATCCGTGGCTGTTGAAAGTCGCCGTCTTCTCGATCCCGCTGCCGTGGATTGCAGCCGAGGCGGGCTGGATCGTCGCCGAGGTCGGGCGCCAGCCATGGGTGATCGAGGGCGTTCTACCAACCGCCGCCGCCGTCTCCGATCTAGGCGCGACGACGGTGCTTTTCACCATTGCCGGCTTCACGGCCATCTACACAGTGCTGTTCATCATCGAGATGACGCTGATGCTCGCCGCGATCCGCAAAGGCCCCGAAGAAGACCACGAGCCGGAGCAGAAGCTCCTGCCCGAAGCGCTCGAACCCGCGGAGTGACCATCATGATCCTGCACGAACTCATCGACTACGAGACCCTGCGCCTGATCTGGTGGCTGCTGCTGGGCATCCTCATCATCGGCTTCGCTGTGATGGACGGCTTCGACCTCGGCACCCAGACGTTGCTGCCCTTCGTGGCACGCACCGATATGGAGCGCCGCGTCGTCATCAACGCCGTCGGCCCGGTCTGGGAAGGTAATCAGGTCTGGCTCATCCTCGGCGGCGGCGCGATCTTCGCCGCATGGCCGCCGCTCTATGCCGTGTCTTTCTCCGGCTTCTATCTCGCGATGTTCGCCATCCTCGCCGCTCTCATCCTGCGCCCGGTCGGCTTCAAGTACCGGTCGAAGCGCGACAGCCACCGCTGGCGTAACGGCTGGGACTGGGCGCTCTTCGTGGGCGGGATCGTGCCGGCGCTGATCTTCGGCATCGCCGTCGGCAACGTGCTTCAGGGCGTGCCCTTCCGGCTCGGTCCCGATCTGCGCATCTTCTATGACGGCACCACCCTGTTCGAACTACTCAACCCGTTCGCGCTGCTTTGCGGCCTGCTCTCCGTTGTCATGCTGACGATGCACGGCGCGTCGTGGCTGGTGCTCAAGACCAGCGGCGCAGTCGCCGACCGCGCCCGTCGCTTCGGCACATTCGCCGCGACGGGCACGATCGTTTTGTTCGCGCTCGGCGGCCTTTGGGTCGCAACCGGCATCGATGGTTTCCGTTTCGTCTCGGAGATCGTCACCGACGGCCCGTCCAACCCGCTCGCCAAGACAGTCGAGCAGGGTGCTGGTGTCTGGTTCACCAACTACACCGCCCATCCATGGATGATCGCCGCACCGGCCCTGGGGTTTGGCGGCGCGCTACTGGCGCTGGCGTTGCTGGCGCTGCGCCGCGAGGTTCTGTCGCTTCTGTCGAGCGGCCTGTCGGTGCTCGGAATCATCGCCACGGTCGGTCTGGCGATGTTTCCCTTCATCCTACCCTCCTCGATAGACCCGCGCTCCAGCCTCACTGTCTGGGACGCCTCGTCCAGCCACCTGACGCTGTTCATCATGCTGGTCTCGACAGGAATCTTTCTGCCGATCATCGCGCTCTACACCACGTGGGTCTACCGCGTGCTGTGGGGGAAGGTGGACGAAAAGCAGATCAGCGACGGCTCCGGCCACGCCTATTGAGTCGCATCGGGCCGGAAAATCGGGAAACCGATTTTCGGTTGAATCCGATACGCAAGTAAAAGAAAGGAGAACCATCATGTGGTATTTCGCCTGGCTGCTCGGCCTGCCGCTCGCCGCCGCCTTCGCCGTCCTTAACGCCATGTGGTACGAATTGATGGAAGACAATGAGAAATAGGATACGTCGTCTTGAACGACCTTCCCAGTCAGCGCCTATTAAGTCCCGGCGGAATTATGAGGAATGATGCGCAGTGCAAAAGCGCACAATCTAGAGATATCTAGCAAGCGGTATAATGATGCCCAACATGATCGGCTGGTGTAGCAGGTAGATTGTCAAACTGTGCCTGCCCATCCAGGCCAGCTTGTTGCCGTGCCGGCCGGCAGGCACGAGGCGGTCGAGCGCGTATTCTTTCCCTTTGTCGACCAGAACTTTTGCGCCGGACATACCGATGAGGGTAATGCCAACCCACGGAAAGATCGGTACGAAATCGTTGCTCGGCGGTACGTTTTGCGCAAATCCAATCCAGGCAAGCCAACGTGTGTCAAAGAGTTCCGACTGCCATAAGGAAGGAACCACCAGCATGCCAACGCCAGAAGCAAGGCTTAGCCACCAAGGCGTACGCTGGAATAATGTACCAACTAACGTCGCAACGGCGATCGCATGCAAGATGCCGAAGTAAATGAACGTTGCCGGAAAAACATACCAGGTCACCAGCGTAATGGCCGCGGCTGCGACGCCAATTTTCGTAAGTCGAAGCAGATAGGCGCTCGGCCGGAACGGAGAGCGAGAGGAGAGGGCGAGGCTGACTCCGACCAGCATCACAAAGCTTCCGGCTAGAACACGCCCGAAGCCGAGCCAGAGTGGATGGTATGCGACGCCCGAAATGAAGCCAGTAAATTCCAGATCCCATACGAAGTGGAACAGCACGACGCCCGCGATTGCCAGACCGCGCCACGCATCGACCATATAAACACGGGCTATCACTGCGATATCGATTCTCCTTTCGACGGAACCGTTTCGTAGAAGCTCATCCGGCTAGAGGGTCAAGATGTCGCTGTCGCAAGGCATTGAACCTCCAGCAGGGTGAGGTTGTAGACGCGGGTATGGGTTTTGAGATCTCGAATATCGGCGTGGTGGCGGCAATCGCTGCTGGTGCAGTTTCCTTCCTGTCGCCTGTCCGGGATCAGCACCTATGGCACAGAATTGAGGGTGTGATTTAAGGAGTGTTCGGTTCTCGTCTAAGACGAAGGAGCGAACATGAATACGAAGACGACTGGCGGCAAACGCTCTGCCGAGCATGTGGTCAAAGACATCCGGCGTGCGACACGGCGGCATTTTTCCTCGGAAGACAAGATCAGGATCGTGCTGGATGGCCTTCGTGGCGAAGACAGCATTGCCGAGTTGTGCCGCAAGGAGGGGATTGCCCAGAGCCTCTACTACACTTGGTCGAAGGAATTCCTGGAAGCCGGCAAGCGGCGACTGGCAGGCGACACGGCCCGTGCTGCGACGACCGGCGAAGTGCAGGACCTTCGTCGCGAGACCCGCGCGCTGAAGGAGGCCGTCGCCGACCTGACGCTGGAGAACCGTCTGCTCAAGAAAAGCATGATCGCGGATGGGGGCGACGACGAATGAGATACCCCGCATCCGAAAAGCTCGAGATCATCAAGATCGTCGAGCAGTCGCACCTTCCGGCGAAGAAGACGCTGGATCAGCTCGGCATTGCGCGGCGCACCTTCTACCGTTGGTATGACCGCTACGTTGAAGGCGGCCCGGAGGCGTTGGAGGACCGTCCTTCCCGACCGAACCGGGTGTGGCATCGCATCAGCGCCGAGGTCCAGAGCCAGATCATCGACATGGCGCTGGAACAGTCCGAGCTGTCACCACGTGAGCTGGCGGTGCGCTTTACCGATGAGAAGCGCTACTTCGTGTCAGAGGCGACCATCTATCGCCTGCTTAAGGCCCATGACCTCATCACCAGCCCGGCCTTCGTGGTGATCAAAGCCGCCGACGAGTTCAGGGACAAGACCATGCGTCCCAATGAGATGTGGCAGACAGACTTCACCTACTTCAAGATCATCGGCTGGGGCTGGGTCTATCTGTCGACCGTGCTCGACGACTTCTCCCGTTACATCATCGCCTGGAAGCTGTGCACGACCATGCGGGCCCAGGACGTGACCGAAACGCTGGAACTGGCCCTTACGGCTTCAGGCTGCGACAGCGCTAGGGTGTTGCAAAAGCCAAAACTGCTCAGCGACAACGGGCCGTCCTACATCGCCAGCGAACTCGCCGACTGGATCGACGCCAACGGCATGAGCCATGTCCGCGGCGCTCCGCTTCACCCGCAGACCCATGGCAAGATCGAACGCTGGCATCAGACGCTCAAGAACCGCATCCTGGTGGAGAACTACTTCCTGCCGGGCGATCTCGAACGCCAGATCGAAGCCTTCGTCGAGCATTACAATCACCGACGCCACCACGAGAGCCTTGGCAACGTGACCCCGGCCGACGCCTACTTCGGCAGGGCATCTGCTATCATCGAACAACGAGAAAGGATCAAACGACAGACAATTGAGCTCAGGCGCTTGCAGCACCGCAAACTCGCCGCTTAACATCAACCAAAGATCGAGGCCGACACCCCGCTAAATCAAGCAGCCATCAGCGCCAAATGTTCTGACGACGGACACTTTCACGCGAGCTTCTTTTCGAAAAGATGGAATCACTGCACCGTCCGACACCGGGGGAGGATTGAGGAAAGGGCCCGCGCCTTCATTCAACCATGACGGCTTCCTGCCCCTCCTGGTTTTCCACGGGCGTAAAGAAGACATCCGCATGCATGTCCTCCCTGCGAAGACCACGCGCGAAGGTCGCTTCCATCGCCGCCTCGACCATCGCCGGCGGGCCCGCCACATAGGCCTTCCAGCCGTCGAACTCTGAAAAATCCTCGATGACGGCCTGGGTCACGAAACCGGAGCGGTGCTGCGGTACGTCTCCCTGTTCCGACAGCACGGCGGTGAAGGTCAGATTGGGGTGCCAGGCTGCAAGTGTCTGAAAATGCTCGACCATGTAGAGATCGCGCTCTGTACGGACGCCGAAGTACAGATGGATCGGCTGCTTCATGCCATGCGCGAGCGCTGTCTCGACTATCGACTTGACCGGCGCCAGTCCCGAACCGCCGGCGATGCACAGGATCGGCCCGGTGTGATGCTGACGCAGGTAGGACGAACCCAGCGGAACTTCGAGCGTCGCGCAGTCTCCTACCTTGAGTGCGCTGTGGACATGACCCGAGGTGACGCCGCCCGGCACGCGCCGGATGTGAAACTCCAGTTCCGTGTCGCCGTGCCGGTTGGCCATCGAGTAACTGCGAGCTGGCACGCCATCGAGCCCGACCTGTGCATATTGCCCGGCAGTGAACAACAGCGGCGCGCCATCGAGCGGTGCGACGCGCACCCGCCTGATGTCGTGCGTGAGGTCCTCGATCAGCGTGACCGCAGCCTTGAGCTTTCGGGCAGGCGGAACCGCGTCGTCGTCATCGTTGCCGAGCCAGGCGACCGCCACATCCGTCGTCGGCAGTGCACGGCATGCGAGGATCATCCCGTCCGCCTTCTCGTCCTCGGTCAGGGCGAAGCGCGAATGCTGGAGCAGATCCACCTCACCCTCTATCAGCCGCGACTTGCAGGAGCCGCAACGGCCGGACTTGCAACCATGCGGATAGGGAATCCCGGCTTTCAGCGCGGCGTCGAGGATGGTCTTGCCATCATCGACGACGAGTTTCGTGCGGGCCTGCCTGATTTCGGCGAGCTTGCCGGCCATGGCACCCTCCTCACGCGCCGAAGAAGCCGAGAGCCTTCTCGAGGCCCGGCTTCTGACTGAGGAATGTGCCGTAGAACACCTCGGATCCGACGATGGCGATCGGCGCTACCCGGACGCCCGTGCGCGCCTTGGCCTCTTCCGCGATTGCGGGATCGGTGAGGTCGCGCTCCTCGTAAGCCACCCCCTTCTGGGCAAACCAGCGCTTGATCGCGTGGCAGTCCGGGCATGTAGGGGTTGTGTACAGGAGGACGGGAGGGTAGCCGGATTGTTCCATGATCTTGCCTTTCATGACGAAGCGACCTTCGGGAAGGCCGAATGGAGAGGTCCGGACGAGACATTTGCGTTTCTCCGGAATATCTGGAGGCAAGGTGGGGTTTCCAACGATGGGAGGGTCAAGGGGGCAATCGTAAGATTGCAGCGGCGCGAACCCCGGCTTCACTACCGATGAAAGTCTCCAGCGGTTTCATGCAGGTGACTTTTCTGTTATAATAGCCAGTATTGGGACGGAGTTCCCCTTTAACCGTCTTTCTGGCTGAGACTCCTACCGCAACAGGGAATCCCTTGCTTGTCGATGGTAGGTTCCGCCTTCGGCTTGCCGAAATGGTTCCCATAGAAGGCAGAGGTAAAGGTGAATTATCTCATCGTATTTATTGGGGCTGGAATGGGCGGTATGGCGCGCCACGCGGTCAACGTCGCATCAGTTCGATTTCTTGGTGTCGGCAGCTTTCCTTTGGGTACCCTAGGGATCAATGTAATGGGGTCGTTCCTGATGGGGGTAGTCGTCGAGTATTTTGCGTTCCGAACCGGTCTGTCTCAGCAGGCCCGGCTGTTTCTGACGACCGGTATTCTCGGCGGTTTTACAACGTTTTCGACATTTTCACTGGAAGCAGGTCTTCTCATCGAGCGCGGTCAGGGGTGGCTCGCCGTGGTCTACATAGCCGGTTCCGTGATCCTCTCGATTGGGGGGCTCTTTACGGCGATGATGATTATGCGGCAAGCCCTCCCTTGAACACACATTGCCTTGTCGAAATCTCAACAAGACAGTCTATGCATTGTGATTGCGAGTTCCTTCGGTAGATTGCACGCAAAATATCCGGGGAGTTTGCGCAAAGGTGTCCCGATGACGAATGCGCATGCCCCAACGGTCAGGATTTGAGATGAATACGCGTAACACGAAAGATGGCGCTGTCGCAGATCAACGCCATGCCGGCCACAAACATAGCTTGGCAGCGGAACAGGTTATTGATCATTCCTCATTGTCGCAGAACGAGATCACTATCCTGGCGGAGACCTTCCGCTTGCTGGGGGATCCGTCGCGGCTCAAAATCCTCCTGAGTTGCATGCCGGGCCCGATCTCCGTCGGCGATATCGCGGAACGGCTGGATCTGTCTCTATCTCTGGTCAGTCACCATTTGCGGCTCCTGCGCGGCGCTCGTCTCGTCAAAGGGGAACGCCACGCCAAGCAAATATTCTATGAAATTTCCGACCAGCATGTGAGCCAGGTCCTGCAGGATATGGCGATCCATATATCGGAGGACCATGGCGAGGAATAGCTCCAAACCTCTGGGCGAGGCCTAACCGAGGAACGGCATCCCCTTTACATACAATGCTTGAATATCTGTTCAATCGTGTTATTGATCCTTTCAACGCCATGCAAGGCACCAAGGGCGAGCGTGCCCGCCGCGCCGGTTGAAAGGACCACTCAATGACAACAGCACTAATCGGATCAGCCGCCGGCGAGCGGCTTGGATTTCGGGTCGACGGTATGGATTGCGCCAGCTGCGTCGGCAAGATCGAGACCGCTCTTGGTCGGCTGGGCGGCATTTCGGATGTCAGCGTCAGCTTCACCACCGAGACACTGACGCTCGCGCGCGATTCCTCAAGCAAGACGACAGCCAGGGACATCGCGAAGAAGATTCGCTCGCTCGGTTTCGACGTGACGGAGCTCCCTGCTGCCGCTCTCCCCTCCGAGCCGCTTCCGCGAGCAGCCGCTCATGGCCAGCACCGTCATCATGGAGGATGTTCAGGCGATCACCACCATGAAGATCAGCATCGTGACCATGGCGGCGGTCACGCCCATTCGCATGACCACGGCGCCCATGACGATCACGGGCACGGCGGCGCCTGCGGCGGCCACCACGGGCATGACCACAGCCATGCACACGCGGGCCACGATCATGGCCATGATCACGGAAGTTGCGACAGCCACGACCATGCGGCACCCGTCGCAGTGCCCCGCGCGGCACCTTCTGCGCCGCCCAACGTTGCCATGCGTGTCGAGGGGATGGATTGCGCCAGCTGTGTCGGCAAGATCGAGACCGCTCTTGCCCGCACGCCCGGCGTTTCCGACGTGCGCGTCAACTTCACGACCGAAACCCTCGAGCTCAATCTGGCCTCCGAATCGAGCACCCAGCTTCGCGATATCGAAAAAGCGATCAAGAGCCTTGGATTCGGCGTTTCCGATGTGCGCCAGCCCTCTCAAACCACTGAGGCGCAGGTCACATCGGTACCCGTGCCGACCATCCGCGAGCAGCGCTGGTGGCAGACGCGCAAAGGCAGGCACGTCATCAGTCTCGGTCTGCTGATGGGCTCCGCCTATGCGGTCGCACAATTCGTGCCGCTTTATGCCGGATGGATCTTTGCCGCCGCGGTGGTCGCCGGCGTGATACCATTCGCGCGCAAAGCCTTTGCGCTTGCCATGTCCGGGTCACCCTTTTCGATCGAAACCCTGATGTCCGTCGCCGCGATAGGCGCGCTGATTATCGGCGAGGCCGAGGAAGCTGCCGCGGTTGTTTTCCTGTTCTCCGTCGGCGAACTGCTTGAAAGCGTCGCTGCCGGCCGGGCGCGCGCCGGCATCCGGGCGCTTGCCTCTCTGGTGCCCAAGACGGCGGTGCTGCTAGGTGCCGGCGGCACCCAGAAAACCGTCGAAGCCGCTGCTCTGCGCGTGAACGACCTCGTGCTCGTACGCCCCGGCGATCGCGTTCCGGCTGATGGCGAGATCGTAGAGGGTACCTCCAGCCTCGATGAATCGCCTGTGACCGGGGAATCCGTTCCCCGCCCCAAGGTTTCCGGCGAAAGCGTTTTCGCGGGTTCGATCAATGTCGATGGCGTTCTCAAGGTTCGGGTCGAGAAGACCGCCGCGGACAACACCATCGCCCGCATCATCCAACTCGTCGAACAGGCCCAGTCGTCCAAGGCGCCGACCGCCCGCTTCATAGAGAAGTTCAGCACTTACTATACGCCGGCAGTTATGCTGATCGCGGCGCTCATCATCATCGTCCCGCCGCTGGCGATGGGCGGTGACTGGGACACATGGGTCTATCGCGGCCTGGCGTTGCTCCTGATCGCCTGCCCCTGCGCGCTGGTCCTCTCGACGCCCGCGGCAATCGCCTCCGGACTGGCTGTCGGCACACGCCGGGGCCTTCTCATCAAGGGTGGCAACGCGCTGGAGACAATCGGCAAGGTTCGGGCAATCGCCTTCGACAAGACCGGCACGCTGACCGAAGGCAAGCCGCATGTCACAGATGTCATCGGCTTCGGCAATCGCAGCGAGAACGATGTCGTCGCGCTTGCGGCGGCCGTCGAAACTGGCTCCAACCACCCCCTCGCCAAGGCCATCATCAGCCGCGCCGAAACCGCTGGCGTAACGATTCCCGAAGCGAGCGAGGCTTCCGCAACACCCGGCAAGGCGGTCCATGCCACGGTTGACGGCCGGAAACTGGCGATCGGATCGCCAAATCATGCGGCGCAGGTCGCGGATATTTCTGATGAGCACCGCAGGCGCATCGAGGGCCTCGAAGACGGCGGCAAGACGGTGGCTGTCCTGTTCGATACGCAGTCGCGTGACGTCCTGGGCCTGGTGGCACTTCGCGACGAGCCCCGTCGCGACGCCCGTGACGGTGTTTCTCAGCTCAAGGCGATGGGCGTTC belongs to Stappia indica and includes:
- a CDS encoding cytochrome ubiquinol oxidase subunit I; this encodes MELNIVDLSRLQFALTALYHFLFVPLTIGLSILMAIMETVYVMTGRDIWRQMTKFWGTLFGINFVLGVATGIVMEFQFGMNWSYYSHYVGDIFGAPLAIEGLMAFFLEATFVGLFFFGWDKLSKLGHLAATWAVALGSNFSALWILIANGWMQNPVGSVFNPQTMRMEVEDFYAVLFNPVAQAKFVHTVSAGYVVASVFVLGVSAWYLLKGRHIALAKRSMTVAASFGLASSLSVVVLGDESGYLSTEHQKMKLAAIEAMWHTEPAPAAFTIVGLPDQAERKTHYSVQVPWVMGLIGTRSLTTEIPGIHELVELAETRIRQGIMAFDALQSIREAGSSAAIPAEVADRFEDTGQYLGYALLLRPYLDDPREATDEQITQAAWDTVPNVPTLFWSFRIMVGLGMFFILLTATFFYLSARHQLDRYPWLLKVAVFSIPLPWIAAEAGWIVAEVGRQPWVIEGVLPTAAAVSDLGATTVLFTIAGFTAIYTVLFIIEMTLMLAAIRKGPEEDHEPEQKLLPEALEPAE
- the cydB gene encoding cytochrome d ubiquinol oxidase subunit II, which produces MILHELIDYETLRLIWWLLLGILIIGFAVMDGFDLGTQTLLPFVARTDMERRVVINAVGPVWEGNQVWLILGGGAIFAAWPPLYAVSFSGFYLAMFAILAALILRPVGFKYRSKRDSHRWRNGWDWALFVGGIVPALIFGIAVGNVLQGVPFRLGPDLRIFYDGTTLFELLNPFALLCGLLSVVMLTMHGASWLVLKTSGAVADRARRFGTFAATGTIVLFALGGLWVATGIDGFRFVSEIVTDGPSNPLAKTVEQGAGVWFTNYTAHPWMIAAPALGFGGALLALALLALRREVLSLLSSGLSVLGIIATVGLAMFPFILPSSIDPRSSLTVWDASSSHLTLFIMLVSTGIFLPIIALYTTWVYRVLWGKVDEKQISDGSGHAY
- the cydX gene encoding cytochrome bd-I oxidase subunit CydX gives rise to the protein MWYFAWLLGLPLAAAFAVLNAMWYELMEDNEK
- a CDS encoding heparan-alpha-glucosaminide N-acetyltransferase, coding for MIARVYMVDAWRGLAIAGVVLFHFVWDLEFTGFISGVAYHPLWLGFGRVLAGSFVMLVGVSLALSSRSPFRPSAYLLRLTKIGVAAAAITLVTWYVFPATFIYFGILHAIAVATLVGTLFQRTPWWLSLASGVGMLVVPSLWQSELFDTRWLAWIGFAQNVPPSNDFVPIFPWVGITLIGMSGAKVLVDKGKEYALDRLVPAGRHGNKLAWMGRHSLTIYLLHQPIMLGIIIPLARYL
- a CDS encoding IS3 family transposase (programmed frameshift); its protein translation is MNTKTTGGKRSAEHVVKDIRRATRRHFSSEDKIRIVLDGLRGEDSIAELCRKEGIAQSLYYTWSKEFLEAGKRRLAGDTARAATTGEVQDLRRETRALKEAVADLTLENRLLKKKHDRGWGRRRMRYPASEKLEIIKIVEQSHLPAKKTLDQLGIARRTFYRWYDRYVEGGPEALEDRPSRPNRVWHRISAEVQSQIIDMALEQSELSPRELAVRFTDEKRYFVSEATIYRLLKAHDLITSPAFVVIKAADEFRDKTMRPNEMWQTDFTYFKIIGWGWVYLSTVLDDFSRYIIAWKLCTTMRAQDVTETLELALTASGCDSARVLQKPKLLSDNGPSYIASELADWIDANGMSHVRGAPLHPQTHGKIERWHQTLKNRILVENYFLPGDLERQIEAFVEHYNHRRHHESLGNVTPADAYFGRASAIIEQRERIKRQTIELRRLQHRKLAA
- a CDS encoding 2Fe-2S iron-sulfur cluster-binding protein; protein product: MAGKLAEIRQARTKLVVDDGKTILDAALKAGIPYPHGCKSGRCGSCKSRLIEGEVDLLQHSRFALTEDEKADGMILACRALPTTDVAVAWLGNDDDDAVPPARKLKAAVTLIEDLTHDIRRVRVAPLDGAPLLFTAGQYAQVGLDGVPARSYSMANRHGDTELEFHIRRVPGGVTSGHVHSALKVGDCATLEVPLGSSYLRQHHTGPILCIAGGSGLAPVKSIVETALAHGMKQPIHLYFGVRTERDLYMVEHFQTLAAWHPNLTFTAVLSEQGDVPQHRSGFVTQAVIEDFSEFDGWKAYVAGPPAMVEAAMEATFARGLRREDMHADVFFTPVENQEGQEAVMVE
- a CDS encoding glutaredoxin family protein → MKGKIMEQSGYPPVLLYTTPTCPDCHAIKRWFAQKGVAYEERDLTDPAIAEEAKARTGVRVAPIAIVGSEVFYGTFLSQKPGLEKALGFFGA
- the crcB gene encoding fluoride efflux transporter CrcB, which codes for MNYLIVFIGAGMGGMARHAVNVASVRFLGVGSFPLGTLGINVMGSFLMGVVVEYFAFRTGLSQQARLFLTTGILGGFTTFSTFSLEAGLLIERGQGWLAVVYIAGSVILSIGGLFTAMMIMRQALP
- a CDS encoding ArsR/SmtB family transcription factor — encoded protein: MNTRNTKDGAVADQRHAGHKHSLAAEQVIDHSSLSQNEITILAETFRLLGDPSRLKILLSCMPGPISVGDIAERLDLSLSLVSHHLRLLRGARLVKGERHAKQIFYEISDQHVSQVLQDMAIHISEDHGEE
- a CDS encoding heavy metal translocating P-type ATPase; amino-acid sequence: MTTALIGSAAGERLGFRVDGMDCASCVGKIETALGRLGGISDVSVSFTTETLTLARDSSSKTTARDIAKKIRSLGFDVTELPAAALPSEPLPRAAAHGQHRHHGGCSGDHHHEDQHRDHGGGHAHSHDHGAHDDHGHGGACGGHHGHDHSHAHAGHDHGHDHGSCDSHDHAAPVAVPRAAPSAPPNVAMRVEGMDCASCVGKIETALARTPGVSDVRVNFTTETLELNLASESSTQLRDIEKAIKSLGFGVSDVRQPSQTTEAQVTSVPVPTIREQRWWQTRKGRHVISLGLLMGSAYAVAQFVPLYAGWIFAAAVVAGVIPFARKAFALAMSGSPFSIETLMSVAAIGALIIGEAEEAAAVVFLFSVGELLESVAAGRARAGIRALASLVPKTAVLLGAGGTQKTVEAAALRVNDLVLVRPGDRVPADGEIVEGTSSLDESPVTGESVPRPKVSGESVFAGSINVDGVLKVRVEKTAADNTIARIIQLVEQAQSSKAPTARFIEKFSTYYTPAVMLIAALIIIVPPLAMGGDWDTWVYRGLALLLIACPCALVLSTPAAIASGLAVGTRRGLLIKGGNALETIGKVRAIAFDKTGTLTEGKPHVTDVIGFGNRSENDVVALAAAVETGSNHPLAKAIISRAETAGVTIPEASEASATPGKAVHATVDGRKLAIGSPNHAAQVADISDEHRRRIEGLEDGGKTVAVLFDTQSRDVLGLVALRDEPRRDARDGVSQLKAMGVRSVMLTGDNRRTAQAIANGLGIEWNAELLPQDKLDLVNKMKKKTKVAMVGDGINDAPALATADVGIAMGGGTDVAIETADAALLKSRVTDVAHLIALSRATMANIRQNVVFALALKALFLVTSVLGITGLWVAVLADTGATAIVTLNALRLLRFKGGATARADESNGAPTYEAAEAGS